A stretch of Mauremys reevesii isolate NIE-2019 linkage group 25, ASM1616193v1, whole genome shotgun sequence DNA encodes these proteins:
- the ZBTB39 gene encoding zinc finger and BTB domain-containing protein 39 produces the protein MGMRIKLHSTDHPNNLLKELNKCRLSETMCDVTIVVGSRSFAAHKAVLACAAGYFQNLFLNTGLDAARTYVVDFITPANFEKILSFVYTSELFTDLINVGVIYEVAERLGMDDLLKACHSTFPDLESSAITKQPSGSGEGCSGPLSGAATEPNHSLGELRSSGEHFGSERNCILHGEGAGGYKEDDRNPMSEAGHNLPLMHQPPPKTEEQELTGQFASATNVVSQPSLGNVNMAVQTTASTCQPYKIQSNGDFSKTSFFAADTSLDISTGSNSCPSNSDHSKDQGFGQMDELQLEDLGADELHFEDASEELGPVEEVIELSDDSEEELAFENDSRESKAMPCQVCKKVLEPNIQLIRQHARDHVDLLTGNCKVCETHFQDRNSRVTHVLSHIGIFLFSCDMCETKFFTQWQLTLHRREGVFDNNIIVHPSDPLPSKFNLFGGGPGSELVCTACGKPLAKDFHTVRGHILDHMNLKGQTCGVCDQRQLNLCSLMWHTLSHLGISVFSCSICANSFVDRHLLEKHMAVHQSMEEALFRCHFCGQSFKLEAAYRYHVSQHKCGGTLDVVRPSFGDRLQQQALQKRKLPEEFLSEDLALQNQPGNSKYSCKVCGKRFAHTSEFNYHRRIHTGEKPYQCKVCHKFFRGRSTIKCHLKTHSGALMYRCTVCGHYSSTLNLMSKHVGVHKGSLPPDFTIEQTFMYIIHSKDAEKNTDS, from the coding sequence ATGGGCATGAGAATCAAGCTACACAGCACCGATCACCCCAACAACCTGCTGAAGGAACTCAACAAGTGCAGGCTGTCGGAGACCATGTGCGACGTCACCATCGTGGTGGGGAGCCGCTCCTTCGCCGCACACAAAGCGGTACTGGCCTGCGCCGCCGGCTACTTCCAGAACCTCTTCCTCAACACGGGGCTGGACGCCGCCAGGACCTACGTGGTGGACTTCATCACGCCGGCCAACTTTGAGAAGATCCTGAGCTTCGTCTACACCTCTGAGCTCTTCACGGACCTTATCAACGTGGGCGTCATATACGAGGTGGCGGAGAGGCTGGGCATGGACGATCTGCTCAAGGCCTGTCATTCCACCTTTCCCGACTTGGAGAGCTCGGCTATTACCAAGCAGCCCTCTGGGTCGGGAGAAGGTTGTTCAGGCCCTTTGAGCGGCGCGGCGACAGAACCAAACCATTCCCTGGGTGAGCTCCGGAGCAGTGGGGAGCACTTTGGCTCTGAGCGGAATTGCATCTtgcatggggaaggggcaggtggTTACAAAGAGGATGACAGGAACCCCATGAGTGAAGCCGGCCATAACCTGCCTTTGATGCATCAACCGCCTCCAAAGACAGAAGAGCAGGAACTGACGGGGCAGTTTGCTTCTGCCACCAACGTGGTGTCTCAACCCAGCCTGGGCAATGTCAACATGGCCGTTCAAACCACTGCAAGTACCTGCCAGCCCTATAAGATCCAGAGCAACGGGGACTTCAGCAAGACCAGCTTTTTCGCAGCTGACACCTCGCTGGACATCTCCACCGGGAGCAACTCCTGCCCCAGCAACAGTGACCATTCCAAAGACCAGGGCTTCGGGCAGATGGAtgagctgcagctggaggacCTAGGGGCGGACGAGCTGCACTTCGAAGACGCCAGCGAAGAGCTGGGCCCGGTGGAGGAGGTCATCGAGCTGAGCGACGACAGCGAGGAGGAGCTGGCCTTCGAGAATGACAGCCGGGAGAGCAAGGCCATGCCCTGCCAGGTGTGCAAGAAGGTCCTGGAACCCAACATCCAGCTGATCCGCCAGCACGCGAGGGACCACGTGGATCTGCTCACCGGCAACTGCAAGGTCTGCGAGACCCACTTCCAGGACCGGAATTCCCGGGTCACCCACGTCCTGTCCCACATCGGGATCTTTCTCTTCTCCTGCGACATGTGCGAGACCAAGTTCTTCACCCAATGGCAGCTCACCCTCCACCGGAGAGAGGGTGTGTTCGACAACAACATCATCGTCCACCCCAGCGACCCACTGCCCAGCAAGTTCAACCTGTTTGGCGGAGGGCCCGGCTCGGAGCTGGTTTGCACCGCCTGCGGGAAGCCACTGGCCAAAGATTTCCACACCGTCCGGGGCCACATCCTGGACCACATGAACTTGAAAGGCCAAACATGCGGTGTGTGCGACCAGCGGCAGCTCAACCTCTGCAGCCTGATGTGGCACACGCTGTCCCACCTGGGCATCTCCGTCTTCTCCTGCTCCATCTGTGCTAACAGCTTCGTGGACCGGCATCTGCTGGAGAAGCACATGGCCGTCCATCAGAGCATGGAAGAGGCGCTCTTCCGATGCCATTTCTGCGGCCAGAGCTTCAAGCTGGAAGCGGCTTACCGCTACCACGTCAGCCAGCACAAGTGCGGCGGCACCCTGGACGTTGTCCGGCCCAGCTTCGGAGACCGGCTCCAGCAGCAAGCCCTCCAGAAGCGGAAGCTGCCGGAGGAGTTCCTGAGCGAGGACCTGGCCCTGCAGAACCAGCCAGGAAACAGTAAGTACAGCTGCAAGGTCTGCGGGAAGAGGTTTGCCCACACGAGTGAGTTCAACTACCACCGGAGGATTCACACGGGAGAAAAGCCTTACCAGTGCAAAGTGTGCCACAAATTCTTCCGCGGCCGCTCCACCATCAAGTGCCACCTGAAGACGCACTCGGGGGCCCTCATGTACCGATGCACTGTGTGCGGACACTACAGCTCCACCTTAAACCTCATGAGCAAACACGTCGGCGTGCACAAAGGCAGCCTGCCGCCCGATTTCACCATCGAACAGACGTTCATGTACATAATCCATTCCAAAGATGCGGAGAAAAACACAGACAGCTGA
- the GPR182 gene encoding G-protein coupled receptor 182 — translation MAEVTTVPAETPDPFNEFGDYHNWTQLLQYLNYTFTFCDTHLDENIKRVMLFILYLVIFVVGLVENILVIWVNWHTWGNKNLVNLYIVNMAIADLGVLLSLPIWMLEAMLDYTWLWGSFLCRFTHYFYFANMYSSIFFLSGLSVDRYVSLTTSSRFWRQHQHRARRLLCFGIWLFAALLPFLEVAHTQLVDSVEPMCIFLAPFETYDEWALGISLATTIIGFLIPFSIIAVFNILTAMYIKHSKPESRKHCLLIYAYIVVFLVCWLPYHVTLTLLTLDGSHFIYSCNVANFLYFFYDIIDCFSMFHCVANPILYNFLSKNFRSKLISAVVKYIPKDQIKQKGGDRSSSSTQHSIVITKDNIPPN, via the coding sequence ATGGCCGAGGTGACCACGGTCCCCGCTGAGACGCCGGATCCCTTTAACGAGTTCGGGGACTACCACAACTGGACCCAGCTGCTCCAATACCTGAACTACACCTTCACCTTCTGCGACACCCACCTGGACGAGAACATCAAGCGGGTGATGCTCTTCATCCTCTACTTGGTCATCTTCGTGGTGGGGCTGGTGGAAAACATCCTCGTCATCTGGGTCAACTGGCACACCTGGGGCAACAAAAACCTGGTCAACCTCTACATCGTGAACATGGCCATCGCCGACTTAGGGGTGCTGTTATCCCTGCCCATCTGGATGCTGGAGGCCATGCTCGACTACACCTGGCTCTGGGGCAGCTTCCTGTGCCGCTTCACCCACTACTTCTACTTCGCCAACATGTACAGCAGCATCTTCTTCCTGAGCGGCCTCAGCGTGGACCGCTACGTCTCCCTGACGACGTCATCCCGCTTCTGGCGGCAGCACCAGCACCGGGCACGCCGCCTCCTCTGCTTCGGCATCTGGCTCTTCGccgccctcctccccttcctggaGGTGGCCCACACACAGCTGGTGGACTCGGTGGAGCCCATGTGCATCTTCCTGGCCCCCTTCGAGACCTATGATGAGTGGGCCCTGGGCATCAGCTTAGCCACCACCATCATTGGGTTCCTCATCCCCTTCTCCATCATCGCTGTCTTTAACATACTGACGGCCATGTACATCAAGCACTCCAAGCCGGAAAGCAGGAAGCACTGCCTCCTGATCTACGCCTACATCGTCGTGTTCCTAGTATGCTGGCTGCCCTACCACGTCACCCTGACCCTCCTGACCCTCGACGGCAGCCACTTCATTTACAGCTGCAACGTTGCCAACTTCCTCTACTTCTTCTACGACATCATCGACTGTTTCAGCATGTTCCACTGCGTGGCCAACCCCATCCTCTACAACTTTCTGAGCAAGAACTTCCGCAGCAAACTCATCTCGGCCGTGGTGAAGTACATCCCCAAAGACCAAATCAAGCAGAAAGGCGGGGACCGTTCCTCTTCCAGCACCCAGCACTCTATAGTCATTACCAAAGACAACATCCCACCTAATTAA